From a single Micromonospora pallida genomic region:
- a CDS encoding ABC transporter substrate-binding protein, which translates to MKKTVKGRWRLAVALGVAATLGVSGCSLNEGNSSSSGSSSDASVLRIGTTTDVSNFNPLQSLSKTDSWILNAMYPHLLRIDESAKKSPELAKEYRYEDGGKTAVFVLRDDFKWTDGKPVVADDVKFSAEQIMKYKLGNVAAKLTWVESIEAPDATTVKFHLSQPYAPFAEGVGFWMSVVPKHVFEKAGDLSKFANDSNWVGAGPFVLESMTKGQRYVMKRNENYPLAPDGKAAVSQVEYRVYPDVNTMMLALRNGDIDLMGTPVPVSAAKTFAGDSKIKMEKVGALGFAHLTYNMKNKQLADQAVRQALSMSVDTKSIISAVLQGDAQEMVGPISPIFADYDNTEIQPYPFDPAGAKAKLTAAGYKDGNGDGFFDELAFGVACDQSNANITRVVQLFRESAAKAGIKLENECVERNTFLSRTKSGEYDIDASQWGVFDNPMDQLRSTYLSSNPGGINYNLLESPELDKLINDAAGTTDPEAFKTKIKNIDKVVHEQAYLTPLYVENFQFAYNADKFTGFAPSPSDLLGMVTAYSLAQVKPAK; encoded by the coding sequence GTGAAAAAGACAGTCAAGGGTCGGTGGCGGCTCGCTGTCGCGCTCGGCGTGGCGGCCACGCTGGGTGTCTCCGGGTGCAGTCTGAACGAGGGCAACTCGTCCTCCTCCGGCAGCTCGTCGGACGCCTCGGTGCTGCGGATCGGCACCACCACGGACGTCAGCAACTTCAACCCGCTCCAGTCCCTGAGCAAGACCGACTCCTGGATCCTCAACGCGATGTACCCGCACCTGCTGCGGATCGACGAGAGCGCGAAGAAGTCCCCGGAGCTGGCCAAGGAGTACCGCTACGAGGACGGCGGCAAGACCGCGGTGTTCGTCCTCCGCGACGACTTCAAGTGGACCGACGGCAAGCCGGTGGTCGCCGACGACGTCAAGTTCAGCGCCGAGCAGATCATGAAGTACAAGCTCGGCAACGTCGCGGCGAAGCTGACCTGGGTCGAGTCGATCGAGGCGCCGGACGCGACCACGGTCAAGTTCCACCTGTCCCAGCCGTACGCGCCGTTCGCCGAGGGCGTCGGCTTCTGGATGTCGGTCGTGCCGAAGCACGTCTTCGAGAAGGCCGGCGACCTGTCCAAGTTCGCCAACGACTCGAACTGGGTCGGGGCCGGGCCGTTCGTGCTGGAGAGCATGACCAAGGGCCAGCGCTACGTGATGAAGCGCAACGAGAACTACCCGCTTGCCCCCGACGGCAAGGCCGCCGTCAGCCAGGTCGAGTACCGGGTCTACCCGGACGTGAACACGATGATGCTGGCGCTGCGCAACGGCGACATCGACCTGATGGGCACCCCGGTGCCGGTGTCGGCGGCGAAGACCTTCGCGGGTGACTCGAAGATCAAGATGGAGAAGGTCGGCGCGCTCGGCTTCGCCCACCTGACCTACAACATGAAGAACAAGCAGCTGGCCGACCAGGCGGTCCGGCAGGCGCTGTCGATGTCGGTGGACACCAAGTCGATCATCTCGGCGGTACTCCAGGGCGACGCCCAGGAGATGGTCGGCCCGATCTCGCCGATCTTCGCCGACTACGACAACACCGAGATCCAGCCGTACCCGTTCGACCCGGCGGGCGCGAAGGCGAAGCTGACCGCGGCCGGCTACAAGGACGGCAACGGCGACGGCTTCTTCGACGAGCTGGCCTTCGGCGTGGCCTGCGACCAGTCCAACGCGAACATCACCCGGGTGGTGCAGCTCTTCCGGGAGAGCGCCGCCAAGGCCGGCATCAAGCTGGAGAACGAGTGCGTCGAGCGGAACACGTTCCTCTCCCGCACCAAGAGCGGTGAGTACGACATCGACGCCTCGCAGTGGGGTGTGTTCGACAACCCGATGGACCAGCTCCGCAGCACCTACCTGTCCAGCAACCCGGGTGGCATCAACTACAACCTGCTCGAGTCGCCCGAGCTGGACAAGCTGATCAACGACGCGGCCGGCACCACCGACCCCGAGGCGTTCAAGACCAAGATCAAGAACATCGACAAGGTCGTGCACGAGCAGGCGTACCTGACCCCGCTGTACGTGGAGAACTTCCAGTTCGCCTACAACGCCGACAAGTTCACCGGCTTCGCCCCGTCGCCGTCGGACCTGCTCGGCATGGTCACCGCGTACTCGCTGGCCCAGGTCAAGCCGGCCAAGTAA
- a CDS encoding ABC transporter ATP-binding protein produces the protein MCVGRPCHHWRRCPPVGPAPATTTRRCSVPPADDVVLRVENLVKHFPVKGRIPFTSGGVVRAVDGVSFDLRRGETLGVVGESGCGKSTLARMLVGLEQPTAGAVTFGTSVVHKVRGRDLRALRRRIQIVLQDPYTSLNPRRTIREILLQPFEIHPDVLDKRRRLDRVRELLELVGLDPHLHLDRYPHQFSGGQRQRIGIARALALQPDVIVCDEPVSALDVSVQAQVVNLLERLQEELGVAYVFIAHDLSVVRHISDRVAVMYLGKLVETGPEHSLYDTPRHPYTSALLSAVPVPEPAARGQRQRILLAGDPPSPVNPPSGCRFRTRCWQATETCATTEPPLASGEHPVACHYPLAA, from the coding sequence ATGTGTGTCGGGCGACCCTGCCACCACTGGAGACGCTGCCCGCCGGTCGGGCCAGCGCCTGCCACCACCACGAGGAGGTGCTCGGTGCCACCCGCTGACGACGTGGTGCTGCGGGTCGAGAACCTGGTCAAGCACTTCCCGGTCAAGGGCCGGATCCCGTTCACCTCCGGGGGCGTGGTCCGGGCCGTCGACGGGGTCTCCTTCGACCTGCGCCGGGGCGAGACCCTCGGGGTGGTCGGGGAGTCCGGCTGCGGCAAGAGCACCCTGGCCCGGATGCTGGTCGGGCTGGAACAGCCCACCGCCGGCGCGGTCACGTTCGGCACCTCGGTGGTGCACAAGGTCCGGGGCCGGGACCTGCGGGCGCTGCGCCGACGGATCCAGATCGTGCTCCAGGACCCGTACACCTCGCTGAACCCGCGACGCACCATCCGGGAGATCCTGCTCCAGCCGTTCGAGATCCACCCCGACGTGCTGGACAAGCGTCGCCGGCTGGACCGGGTGCGGGAACTGCTCGAACTGGTCGGCCTCGACCCGCACCTGCACCTCGACCGCTACCCGCACCAGTTCTCCGGCGGGCAGCGGCAGCGGATCGGCATCGCCCGGGCGCTCGCCCTGCAACCCGACGTGATCGTCTGCGACGAGCCGGTCTCCGCGCTGGACGTCTCGGTCCAGGCCCAGGTGGTCAACCTGCTCGAACGGCTCCAGGAGGAGCTGGGCGTGGCGTACGTCTTCATCGCCCACGACCTCTCCGTGGTCCGGCACATCTCCGACCGGGTGGCGGTGATGTACCTCGGCAAGCTGGTCGAGACCGGACCGGAGCACAGCCTGTACGACACGCCCCGGCACCCGTACACCAGCGCGCTGCTCTCGGCCGTACCGGTGCCGGAGCCGGCGGCGCGCGGACAGCGCCAGCGGATCCTGCTGGCCGGCGACCCACCCAGCCCGGTGAACCCGCCCTCGGGCTGTCGGTTCCGGACCCGCTGCTGGCAGGCGACCGAGACCTGCGCCACCACCGAACCGCCGCTGGCGTCCGGCGAACACCCGGTCGCCTGCCACTATCCGCTGGCCGCGTAG
- a CDS encoding PadR family transcriptional regulator, translating to MVATAGGSDDSTERQAQLMRGCLDMCLLALLAAEPAHGYELVHRLDTAGFGTVSYGTVYPMITRLHRLGLVANALQPSPSGPPRKVYRLTDAGHDRLRAWREQWVQFASVVNHTLAVRPPTPGDDHEHVDVAR from the coding sequence ATGGTAGCGACAGCAGGAGGGTCGGACGACTCGACCGAGCGGCAGGCCCAGCTAATGCGCGGCTGCCTGGACATGTGCCTGCTTGCGCTGCTCGCCGCCGAGCCGGCGCACGGCTACGAGCTCGTCCACCGACTCGACACCGCCGGATTCGGGACGGTGAGCTACGGCACCGTCTACCCCATGATCACCCGACTGCACCGCTTGGGGCTCGTTGCCAACGCGCTCCAGCCCAGTCCCAGCGGCCCGCCCCGCAAGGTCTATCGACTCACCGACGCCGGCCACGATCGGCTACGCGCATGGCGCGAGCAGTGGGTCCAGTTCGCGAGCGTCGTGAACCACACCCTCGCCGTCCGTCCACCGACTCCAGGAGACGACCATGAGCACGTCGACGTCGCCCGTTGA
- a CDS encoding dipeptidase translates to MQEPAPRYAGYRSFDYLTPHVDYKVFELPPQVGRVPEYDLGLDDDQRARVTRLLHEHMAISLHEHPKILPADVSQLRDYNRTGRNSFGFEGLARSGMTAVFDNFMNGTGCVTSEHAWKWDDVIYDIGLRFADVAKQDHVVVATTLDQIFEAKRNGQIALVAGLEAATMIENELDRIDILYGFGVRQMGIAYSQANMLGSGLSEDRDGGLTHFGRRAVDRMNKLGIAIDISHSGDQTSLDVIEASRVPVFITHAGARTVWNTPRMKPDEVIRACAERGGVIGIEAAPHTTLSADHPHHSIESVMDHFTYCVELVGIDHVAFGPDTNFGDHVGLHDSFTQHLAIGKAHGVVDHPRVEYVSGMENPAECFSNIVGWLVTHGYSDDDIAKVIGGNIIRVLREVW, encoded by the coding sequence GTGCAGGAACCCGCCCCCCGCTACGCCGGATACCGGTCCTTCGACTACCTGACGCCGCACGTCGACTACAAGGTCTTCGAGCTGCCGCCCCAGGTCGGTCGGGTGCCCGAATACGACCTGGGCCTGGACGACGACCAGCGTGCCCGGGTCACCCGGCTCCTCCATGAGCACATGGCCATCTCGCTGCACGAACACCCGAAGATCCTGCCCGCCGACGTGTCGCAGTTGCGGGACTACAACCGCACCGGCCGCAACTCGTTCGGCTTCGAGGGCCTGGCCCGCTCCGGCATGACCGCGGTCTTCGACAACTTCATGAACGGCACCGGCTGCGTGACCAGCGAGCACGCCTGGAAGTGGGACGACGTCATCTACGACATCGGTCTGCGCTTCGCCGATGTCGCCAAGCAGGACCACGTGGTGGTGGCGACCACCCTGGACCAGATCTTCGAGGCCAAGCGGAACGGCCAGATCGCCCTGGTGGCGGGCCTGGAAGCGGCCACGATGATCGAGAACGAGCTGGACCGGATCGACATCCTCTACGGCTTCGGCGTACGCCAGATGGGCATCGCCTACAGCCAGGCGAACATGCTCGGCTCCGGCCTCTCCGAGGACCGCGACGGCGGCCTGACCCACTTCGGGCGGCGCGCGGTCGACCGGATGAACAAGCTCGGCATCGCCATCGACATCTCACACTCCGGCGACCAGACCTCGCTGGACGTGATCGAGGCCAGCCGGGTGCCGGTGTTCATCACCCACGCCGGTGCCCGCACGGTCTGGAACACCCCCCGGATGAAGCCGGACGAGGTGATCCGGGCCTGCGCCGAACGGGGTGGCGTGATCGGCATCGAGGCCGCTCCGCACACCACCCTCTCGGCGGACCACCCGCACCACTCCATCGAGTCGGTGATGGACCACTTCACGTACTGCGTGGAGCTGGTCGGCATCGACCACGTGGCGTTCGGCCCGGACACCAACTTCGGTGACCACGTCGGGCTGCACGACAGCTTCACCCAGCACCTGGCGATCGGGAAGGCCCACGGCGTCGTGGACCACCCCCGGGTCGAGTACGTGAGCGGCATGGAGAACCCGGCCGAGTGCTTCAGCAACATCGTCGGGTGGCTCGTCACACACGGTTACTCCGACGACGACATCGCCAAGGTCATCGGCGGCAACATCATCCGGGTTCTTCGGGAGGTTTGGTGA
- a CDS encoding M24 family metallopeptidase, protein MRLPESFYTSVRTRLGEALDERGLDGFLATSPADVAFLSGFFYIATERPVYLWMPREGDPLLVIPRLDEEYAAQQGVTLETVSYFEFPGVVTAEQTLATALSRRGGPARRIGVGAGVSVGAFRALSTAITGATLETTDAVARLRLRKFPEEIPFHEAAARICDEMLGAGRALIEEALAGGGPLPREDEIARHVIGYGTDRMYAEYDMVVYTTKLAGGLVYAGPNSALPHGLPTRRRLQPGDTLILSLGAAVASRFVESERTFVVGEPTAEQVRYYEADREAQEVGTQAMIAGRTCAEVNRICLDVLRGHGLGEYIRHRQGHGIGLQNHEAPWVEDGDDTVLAPGMLLSSEPGVYVPGHAGYRISDTVLVEADGPRRLTGYPRDLASNILEGVR, encoded by the coding sequence ATGCGACTGCCCGAGAGCTTCTACACCAGCGTCCGGACCCGGCTCGGCGAGGCGCTCGACGAGCGTGGCCTGGACGGCTTCCTGGCCACGTCCCCGGCGGACGTCGCCTTCCTCAGCGGCTTCTTCTACATCGCCACCGAACGCCCGGTCTACCTCTGGATGCCGCGCGAGGGTGACCCGCTGCTGGTCATCCCGCGCCTCGACGAGGAGTACGCCGCCCAGCAGGGCGTGACCCTGGAAACCGTCAGCTACTTCGAGTTCCCGGGCGTGGTCACCGCCGAGCAGACCCTCGCCACGGCGCTGTCCCGGCGCGGCGGCCCCGCCCGGCGGATCGGGGTGGGCGCCGGGGTGTCGGTCGGCGCGTTCCGGGCCCTGTCGACGGCGATCACCGGCGCCACCCTGGAGACCACCGACGCGGTCGCCCGGCTGCGGCTGCGGAAGTTTCCCGAGGAGATCCCGTTCCACGAGGCCGCCGCGCGGATCTGCGACGAGATGCTCGGCGCGGGCCGGGCGCTGATCGAGGAGGCGCTGGCCGGCGGGGGACCGCTGCCCCGCGAGGACGAGATCGCCCGGCACGTCATCGGGTACGGCACCGACCGGATGTACGCCGAGTACGACATGGTCGTCTACACCACCAAGCTGGCCGGCGGCCTGGTCTACGCCGGCCCGAACTCGGCCCTGCCGCACGGCCTGCCGACCCGGCGGCGGCTCCAGCCCGGCGACACCCTGATCCTCTCCCTCGGCGCGGCGGTGGCCAGCCGGTTCGTGGAGAGCGAACGCACCTTCGTCGTCGGCGAGCCCACCGCCGAGCAGGTGCGCTACTACGAGGCTGACCGGGAGGCGCAGGAGGTCGGCACCCAGGCGATGATCGCCGGCCGGACCTGCGCCGAGGTCAACCGGATCTGCCTGGACGTGCTGCGCGGGCACGGGCTGGGCGAGTACATCCGGCACCGGCAGGGGCACGGCATCGGGTTGCAGAACCACGAGGCCCCGTGGGTCGAGGACGGCGACGACACCGTGCTCGCCCCCGGGATGCTGCTCTCCAGCGAGCCCGGCGTCTACGTTCCCGGCCACGCCGGCTACCGCATCTCCGACACCGTCCTGGTCGAGGCGGACGGCCCGCGTCGACTCACCGGCTACCCGCGCGACCTGGCGTCGAACATCCTCGAGGGGGTCCGATGA
- a CDS encoding ABC transporter permease, translated as MSAPVLTEQAVPPVAPAPVRRSWYGYLRQPSAALSVLVLVVMVVLAVFAPLIADEPSGAGPDVLQPPSGAHWFGTDDLGQDIFAQVVWGTRTSLVIGLAASVIAIVLGTAIGLASAYFRRIDAVSTVITDVMLALPTLPLMIMLAAVVNPSVWTLTLIIGFFAWPEVARLIRSQGLVISAMPYIDGARVLGATGWRIVTREILPAVVSLVIVSVLLTASRAVISEAGLSFLGLGDPDAWSWGRILLNAQRSGVIAIAWWQTLFPSLAILLLVLAATVAGMRFNDTRDPRRNGG; from the coding sequence GTGAGCGCCCCCGTGCTGACCGAGCAGGCGGTGCCGCCGGTCGCCCCGGCCCCCGTCCGGCGGTCCTGGTACGGCTACCTGCGCCAGCCCTCCGCGGCGCTGTCCGTACTGGTGCTGGTCGTGATGGTGGTGCTGGCGGTCTTCGCGCCGCTGATCGCCGATGAGCCCAGCGGTGCCGGCCCGGACGTGCTGCAACCCCCGTCCGGGGCACACTGGTTCGGCACCGACGACCTCGGGCAGGACATCTTCGCCCAGGTGGTCTGGGGCACCCGGACCAGCCTGGTGATCGGCCTGGCGGCCTCGGTGATCGCGATCGTGCTGGGCACCGCGATCGGGCTGGCCTCGGCGTACTTCCGGCGGATCGACGCGGTCTCCACCGTGATCACCGATGTGATGCTGGCCCTGCCCACCCTGCCGCTGATGATCATGCTGGCTGCGGTGGTGAACCCCAGTGTCTGGACGCTGACCCTGATCATCGGGTTCTTCGCCTGGCCCGAGGTGGCCCGGCTGATCCGGTCGCAGGGCCTGGTGATCAGCGCGATGCCGTACATCGACGGGGCCCGGGTGCTCGGGGCCACCGGCTGGCGGATCGTCACCCGGGAGATCCTGCCCGCCGTCGTCTCGCTGGTGATCGTCAGCGTGCTGCTCACCGCCTCCCGGGCGGTGATCTCCGAGGCCGGGCTGAGCTTCCTGGGCCTCGGTGACCCGGACGCCTGGTCCTGGGGTCGCATCCTGCTCAACGCCCAGCGCAGCGGCGTGATCGCGATCGCCTGGTGGCAGACGCTCTTCCCGTCCCTGGCGATCCTGCTGCTGGTGCTCGCGGCGACCGTCGCCGGCATGCGGTTCAACGACACCCGTGACCCCCGGCGCAACGGAGGCTGA
- a CDS encoding ABC transporter permease, producing the protein MARFVLSRALKAVLTVWIAITSTFFLLRLLPGDPTTLMVEGDMTPEMQAALLKTYGLDRPLWEQYVSYLRELLQGNLGISFRQIAPVTDIIVDRLPWTLLLAGSAFVITIAVGIPIGVWAAVHRGSWVDRTLQALGIGGHALFVPSVAMLLLVFLGARLGWFPIGGAIDPDTRGAAAYLSLLHHLVLPVLSLVLVQLGPYALTLRTNMIEVLGEDYIRAAQARGLSATRRVWKHGLRNAILPALTLMGLQLGTLVGGAVLTETVFAYPGVGRLIFEAVGQQDYPVLQGAFIMLAVTVVFANALTDMLYAVLNPRIRL; encoded by the coding sequence GTGGCGCGTTTCGTGCTCAGTCGGGCACTGAAGGCCGTCCTGACCGTGTGGATTGCGATCACTTCGACGTTCTTCCTGCTCCGGCTGCTGCCGGGGGACCCCACGACCCTGATGGTCGAGGGGGACATGACGCCGGAGATGCAGGCGGCGCTGCTCAAGACGTACGGCCTGGACCGTCCGCTGTGGGAGCAGTACGTGTCGTACCTGCGTGAACTGCTCCAGGGCAACCTGGGCATCTCGTTCCGGCAGATCGCGCCGGTCACCGACATCATCGTCGACCGGCTGCCGTGGACGCTGCTCCTCGCCGGCAGCGCGTTCGTCATCACCATCGCCGTCGGCATCCCGATCGGCGTCTGGGCCGCCGTGCACCGGGGCAGCTGGGTGGACCGTACGCTCCAGGCGCTCGGCATCGGCGGGCACGCGCTCTTCGTGCCCAGCGTCGCCATGCTGCTGCTGGTCTTCCTCGGCGCCCGGCTCGGCTGGTTCCCGATCGGCGGGGCGATCGACCCGGACACCCGGGGCGCGGCGGCCTACCTGAGCCTGCTGCACCACCTGGTGCTGCCGGTGCTGTCGCTGGTGCTGGTGCAGCTCGGCCCGTACGCGCTGACCCTGCGCACCAACATGATCGAGGTGCTCGGCGAGGACTACATCCGGGCCGCCCAGGCCCGGGGACTGTCCGCCACCCGGCGGGTCTGGAAGCACGGCCTGCGCAACGCGATCCTGCCGGCGCTGACCCTGATGGGTCTGCAACTGGGCACCCTGGTCGGCGGCGCGGTGCTCACCGAGACGGTGTTCGCCTACCCGGGGGTCGGCCGGCTGATCTTCGAGGCGGTCGGGCAGCAGGACTATCCGGTGCTCCAGGGCGCCTTCATCATGCTCGCCGTCACCGTGGTCTTCGCCAACGCGCTGACCGACATGCTCTACGCCGTCCTCAACCCCCGGATTCGCCTGTGA
- a CDS encoding dipeptidase, protein MLQEPAPRYQGHRSYSYLEPHTDYRVFELAQEVGRVPEHDLGLSDAQRERVGRLLTEHVAISLHEHPVILPEDVRELRAYNRTARQRTGYEGLSRSGLTAVFDNFMAGASCVTSENGWKWNDLVYALGMRMSDLYKQDHVFLATSLADIHAAKRDGRLALVAGLECCSPIENELDRIDILYGFGVRQLGIAYSQANMLGGGLSERHDGGLTHFGRRAVDRMNRLGIAIDISHSGDQTCLDVIEASQVPVFITHAGARSVWKTPRMKPDDVIRACAERGGVIGIEAAPHTTLSAEHPHHSIESVMDHFTYCVDLVGIDHVTFGPDTMFGDHVGVHNTYAGNYAHDAGDRPEHPRVEYVAGVENPGEAFGNIVGWLVKHDYSDDEIAKVIGGNTVRVLEQVW, encoded by the coding sequence TTGCTGCAAGAACCCGCCCCCCGCTACCAGGGGCACCGGTCCTACTCGTACCTCGAGCCGCACACCGACTACCGGGTCTTCGAGCTGGCCCAGGAGGTCGGTCGGGTGCCCGAACACGACCTCGGGCTCAGCGACGCCCAGCGAGAGCGGGTCGGCCGGCTGCTCACCGAGCACGTGGCGATCTCCCTGCACGAGCACCCGGTGATCCTCCCCGAGGACGTCCGGGAGTTGCGCGCGTACAACCGCACCGCGCGGCAGCGCACCGGCTACGAGGGGCTGTCCCGCTCCGGGCTGACCGCCGTCTTCGACAACTTCATGGCCGGCGCGTCCTGTGTGACCAGCGAGAACGGCTGGAAGTGGAACGACCTCGTCTACGCCCTCGGGATGCGGATGAGTGACCTCTACAAGCAGGACCACGTCTTCCTGGCCACCTCGCTGGCCGACATCCACGCCGCCAAGCGGGACGGCCGGCTGGCGCTCGTCGCGGGGCTGGAGTGCTGCAGCCCGATCGAGAACGAGCTGGACCGGATCGACATTCTGTACGGCTTCGGCGTCCGTCAGCTCGGCATCGCGTACAGCCAGGCCAACATGCTCGGCGGTGGCCTCTCCGAGCGGCACGACGGCGGCCTGACCCACTTCGGGCGGCGCGCGGTGGACCGGATGAACCGGCTCGGCATCGCCATCGACATCTCACACTCCGGCGACCAGACCTGCCTGGACGTGATCGAGGCCAGCCAGGTGCCGGTGTTCATCACCCACGCCGGGGCCCGTTCGGTGTGGAAGACGCCGCGGATGAAGCCGGACGACGTGATCCGGGCCTGCGCGGAGCGGGGTGGCGTGATCGGCATCGAGGCGGCCCCGCACACCACGCTGTCGGCGGAGCACCCGCACCACTCGATCGAGTCGGTGATGGACCACTTCACGTACTGCGTGGACCTGGTCGGCATCGACCACGTCACGTTCGGTCCGGACACGATGTTCGGCGACCACGTCGGGGTGCACAACACCTACGCCGGCAACTACGCGCACGACGCGGGCGACCGGCCGGAGCACCCCCGGGTGGAGTACGTCGCCGGCGTGGAGAACCCGGGCGAGGCGTTCGGCAACATCGTCGGCTGGCTGGTGAAGCACGACTACTCGGACGACGAGATTGCCAAGGTCATCGGCGGCAACACGGTCCGGGTGCTCGAACAGGTCTGGTAA
- a CDS encoding DUF72 domain-containing protein → MWTLRSWQGRFLAHPLPSHERLRHYAGWCDAVEGNTTFYATPTRDTVASWAQQTDPDFRFVVKLPKVVTHERRLTDVDEALHGFLDAIEPLGPRAHALWIQLPGSFTPSDVPTLARFLRRLPTTHRYAVEVRHPAFFTDQRATHLLEGVLSDANAEWIPFDTTAFFRTPPTSDAERDAWTKKPRMPLRTHALTDRPIVRYLGRDATEQTVEGWQHWIDVVAAWLREGRSPTVFVHTPDNADAPALARQFHDEVRARVPGLAPLPEPIPVEPLTLF, encoded by the coding sequence ATGTGGACGCTCAGGTCGTGGCAGGGACGGTTCCTGGCACATCCGCTGCCGTCCCACGAGCGCCTGCGGCACTACGCCGGCTGGTGCGACGCGGTCGAGGGGAACACCACCTTCTACGCCACCCCGACCCGGGACACCGTCGCCTCGTGGGCGCAGCAGACCGACCCCGACTTCCGGTTCGTGGTCAAGCTGCCCAAGGTCGTCACCCACGAGCGGCGCCTCACCGACGTCGACGAGGCGCTGCACGGATTCCTGGACGCGATCGAGCCGCTCGGCCCCCGGGCCCACGCGCTCTGGATCCAGCTACCCGGATCGTTCACCCCGTCCGACGTACCGACCCTGGCCCGGTTCCTCCGCCGCCTGCCCACCACCCACCGGTACGCCGTGGAGGTCCGCCACCCCGCCTTCTTCACCGATCAGCGGGCGACGCACCTCCTCGAGGGGGTACTCAGCGACGCGAACGCCGAGTGGATCCCGTTCGACACCACCGCGTTCTTCCGTACCCCGCCGACCAGCGACGCGGAACGGGACGCCTGGACCAAGAAGCCGCGCATGCCACTGCGGACGCACGCGCTGACCGACCGGCCGATCGTCCGCTACCTGGGCCGCGACGCCACCGAGCAGACAGTCGAGGGCTGGCAGCACTGGATCGACGTCGTCGCCGCCTGGCTGCGCGAGGGCCGCTCCCCCACCGTCTTCGTCCACACCCCGGACAACGCCGACGCGCCCGCGCTCGCCCGCCAGTTCCACGACGAGGTACGGGCCCGCGTACCCGGTCTGGCTCCCCTCCCCGAACCGATCCCGGTCGAGCCGCTGACCCTCTTCTGA
- a CDS encoding alpha/beta fold hydrolase yields the protein MKINGAELVVEAFGPTDAPAMIVHHGAPGLGSRNEPKRSFGPFADRMRVIVFDARGSGESSDDEPFTHEQWVADVDAIREHFGYEKIVMAGGSYGGFIAMEYAVAHPDRVSALVLRDTAADTAHDHLAVERARSTDRSVIPEWIIERIGTGRFESNEQLREYWKGILPLYDHQHDPAKDAAKLAATRFHYRTHNAAFGQNMPRYDLKPKLPTVTCPTLVTVGRHDWRTPVAASQVIADLIPDARLVVFEKSGHSPQLEEPELFQRVVRDFLAEAGVLR from the coding sequence ATGAAGATCAACGGAGCGGAACTGGTCGTCGAGGCGTTCGGCCCGACCGACGCACCCGCGATGATCGTCCACCACGGCGCGCCCGGCCTGGGCTCCCGTAACGAGCCGAAGCGCTCGTTCGGCCCGTTCGCCGACCGGATGCGGGTCATCGTCTTCGACGCCCGGGGCTCCGGCGAGTCCAGCGACGACGAGCCGTTCACCCACGAGCAGTGGGTGGCCGACGTGGACGCCATCCGGGAGCACTTCGGCTACGAGAAGATCGTCATGGCCGGCGGCTCGTACGGCGGGTTCATCGCGATGGAGTACGCCGTCGCTCACCCGGACCGGGTCTCCGCGCTGGTCCTGCGGGACACCGCCGCCGACACCGCCCACGACCACCTCGCCGTCGAGCGGGCCCGCAGCACCGACCGGTCGGTGATTCCGGAGTGGATCATCGAGCGGATCGGCACCGGCCGGTTCGAGAGCAACGAGCAGCTGCGCGAGTACTGGAAGGGCATCCTGCCCCTCTACGACCACCAGCACGACCCGGCCAAGGACGCGGCGAAGCTCGCCGCCACCCGGTTCCACTACCGGACGCACAACGCCGCCTTCGGGCAGAACATGCCCCGGTACGACCTGAAGCCGAAACTGCCCACGGTCACCTGCCCGACCCTGGTCACCGTGGGCCGCCACGACTGGCGTACCCCGGTGGCGGCCTCGCAGGTCATCGCCGACCTGATCCCGGACGCCCGGCTGGTGGTCTTCGAGAAGTCCGGGCACTCCCCGCAGTTGGAGGAGCCCGAGCTGTTCCAGCGGGTGGTGCGCGACTTCCTCGCCGAGGCCGGAGTGCTGCGATGA